The following are encoded in a window of Ruminiclostridium herbifermentans genomic DNA:
- a CDS encoding zinc dependent phospholipase C family protein — MPNIVTHYLCGLEAIKNIESKKCKELIGKFQNVFNLGTQGPDIMFFHEVWPWRKKNFPSNIGHILHTTKVNLFFKAIIEYILKQNEYTKSLLTVYFMGFLCHNCMDSLGHPYIYYRSGFKTHLNTNENLFICYHRKFETSIDVLMCDMLLNKKVHEINPYKLIDVAPTERNIISEMYESAIKSVYDIQIPKKEIVKAIKDMIFVEKLCKDTHGIKLKAIGLLDSIIYGFPLYSSIIFPLKLTDGLDYLNLENSEWCMPHDENIKSRLSFIDLFNEAYQRTQRFCDVLYSAIFNNTSSISYALKLFGNTSYLSGVDCNISAPFKYQNLIFKN, encoded by the coding sequence ATGCCAAATATAGTAACTCATTACCTTTGTGGGTTAGAGGCTATTAAAAATATAGAAAGTAAAAAATGCAAAGAGCTTATTGGCAAATTTCAAAATGTATTTAACTTAGGAACTCAAGGCCCTGATATAATGTTTTTCCATGAAGTTTGGCCCTGGCGCAAAAAAAACTTTCCCTCTAATATTGGACACATTTTGCATACTACAAAAGTAAATTTATTTTTCAAGGCAATTATTGAATATATACTTAAGCAAAATGAATATACCAAAAGTCTGCTAACTGTATATTTTATGGGTTTCTTATGCCATAACTGCATGGATAGCCTAGGCCATCCATATATTTATTACAGATCAGGTTTCAAAACGCATCTAAATACAAATGAAAATCTGTTTATTTGCTATCATAGAAAATTTGAAACCTCTATTGATGTATTAATGTGCGACATGCTTCTAAATAAGAAAGTTCATGAAATAAATCCTTACAAGCTTATTGATGTGGCCCCTACAGAACGGAATATAATTAGCGAAATGTACGAAAGCGCTATTAAATCAGTTTATGATATTCAAATTCCAAAAAAGGAAATTGTCAAAGCCATTAAAGACATGATTTTTGTAGAAAAGCTATGTAAGGACACCCATGGGATAAAGCTAAAAGCAATTGGATTATTAGACTCTATAATATATGGATTTCCTCTTTATTCAAGTATTATCTTTCCCCTGAAGCTAACTGACGGACTTGATTATTTGAATCTTGAGAATTCAGAATGGTGTATGCCCCATGACGAAAATATAAAAAGCAGACTCTCATTTATTGATCTTTTCAATGAAGCATACCAAAGGACTCAGAGATTCTGCGATGTCTTATACTCTGCTATATTTAATAATACTTCTAGCATATCATATGCTTTAAAACTATTTGGAAATACTTCCTATCTCTCAGGAGTAGATTGCAATATTTCTGCCCCATTTAAATATCAGAATTTAATTTTTAAAAATTAG
- a CDS encoding ATP-binding cassette domain-containing protein, translating to MSYIEIKNITKKFGDIAALEDVSITLEKNKIYGLLGRNGAGKTTLLNLITNKIFPTEGEILVDGDNVIENDKPLSKIYYMTEKNFYPDSMTVKSAFRWGKEFYPDFDINYAEALSEKFLLKTNKKIKSLSTGYKSIFKIIISLSCNAPVILLDEPVLGLDANHRDLFYKELIQSYSENPRTIIISTHLIEEAADIIENAIVLKNGKIIMNDSVESILSKGFCVSGGAAAVDKFIAGKNVLGTDVLGGLKTAYLMEKLDQNSVPEGLEISKLDLQKLFIYMTNS from the coding sequence ATGAGTTATATAGAGATAAAAAATATTACGAAGAAATTTGGAGATATAGCTGCTCTTGAAGATGTATCTATAACTTTGGAGAAAAACAAAATATACGGGCTATTAGGAAGAAATGGTGCAGGAAAGACCACATTACTAAATCTTATAACAAACAAGATTTTTCCTACAGAGGGAGAAATATTGGTAGATGGTGATAATGTGATAGAAAATGATAAGCCCTTATCAAAAATTTATTATATGACTGAAAAAAACTTCTATCCAGATTCAATGACTGTAAAAAGTGCTTTTAGGTGGGGTAAAGAATTTTATCCGGATTTTGATATTAATTATGCAGAAGCTTTGAGTGAGAAGTTTTTACTAAAAACTAATAAAAAGATAAAATCTCTTTCAACAGGATATAAATCCATTTTTAAGATTATTATTTCATTATCCTGTAATGCACCAGTTATTTTGTTAGATGAACCTGTACTTGGCCTTGATGCCAACCATAGAGATTTATTTTACAAAGAACTCATTCAAAGTTACAGTGAAAACCCTAGAACAATAATTATTTCAACACATTTGATTGAAGAAGCTGCAGATATAATAGAGAATGCAATAGTTCTGAAAAATGGGAAGATAATTATGAATGACTCAGTTGAAAGCATACTTTCAAAAGGCTTTTGTGTTTCAGGTGGGGCGGCTGCAGTTGATAAATTTATAGCTGGGAAAAATGTATTAGGAACTGATGTACTTGGAGGGCTAAAAACTGCTTACCTCATGGAAAAGCTTGATCAAAACAGTGTTCCTGAAGGATTGGAAATATCAAAATTAGATTTACAAAAATTGTTTATTTATATGACGAATTCTTAG
- a CDS encoding phosphatidylserine decarboxylase, protein MIKIYNRKTGEYETENVAGGALLNALYTSKAGKVGLELLVKRKIYSALTGFFCDLRLSKRSIGKFAKNFSIDLEECENKLDDYSSFNDFFSRKLKPVARSFDKPENELLSPGDGRLQAWNNIDYKDIIQIKGMSYSLSDLLLDENLAKEYDGGAYMILRLCPVDYHRFHFFDSGVCSSTKRIKGEYYSVNPVALRKIPELFCRNKREYSIFKTDNFGEVLYVEVGATSVGSIVQTYVPDSRVIRGEEKGYFKFGGSTILLFFKKDKIVIDMDIINQTSNGFETKVSAGEAIGKKYSNS, encoded by the coding sequence ATGATTAAAATATATAATAGAAAAACAGGAGAATACGAAACTGAAAATGTGGCAGGAGGCGCACTCCTTAATGCCTTATACACATCAAAGGCAGGCAAAGTAGGCCTTGAATTGTTAGTGAAGAGAAAAATATATTCTGCACTAACAGGCTTCTTCTGTGATCTAAGGTTGAGCAAGAGAAGTATAGGAAAATTTGCAAAGAACTTCTCAATTGATTTAGAGGAATGTGAAAATAAGCTTGATGACTATAGCAGTTTCAATGATTTCTTTTCAAGAAAATTAAAGCCTGTAGCTAGAAGCTTTGACAAGCCAGAAAATGAACTTTTATCACCGGGTGATGGACGATTACAGGCATGGAATAACATTGACTATAAAGATATTATACAAATAAAGGGTATGAGTTATAGTCTTTCAGACTTGCTGCTTGATGAAAATTTAGCAAAAGAATATGACGGCGGAGCATATATGATTTTGAGGCTTTGCCCAGTAGACTATCATAGATTTCACTTTTTTGACAGCGGTGTTTGCAGCAGTACAAAAAGGATTAAGGGTGAATACTATTCTGTTAACCCTGTGGCCCTTAGGAAAATCCCAGAGTTATTCTGCAGAAACAAGAGAGAATATAGCATATTCAAGACGGACAACTTTGGTGAAGTTTTATATGTTGAAGTAGGAGCAACTTCTGTTGGCTCAATAGTTCAGACTTACGTTCCTGACTCTAGAGTAATAAGGGGAGAGGAAAAAGGGTATTTTAAGTTTGGTGGTTCAACAATTCTTCTGTTTTTTAAGAAGGATAAAATTGTGATAGATATGGATATCATAAATCAGACAAGTAATGGTTTTGAAACAAAAGTTTCAGCTGGTGAAGCTATCGGGAAAAAATACTCAAACAGTTAA
- a CDS encoding Crp/Fnr family transcriptional regulator, which yields MENYASILSKCTLFKGIANEDLEQLLTCLGSYTKNYKNDEYVFFAGNEINHIGIILSGQAEIIKENLAGNRHIMAFLSPSQIFGEGIVCTLKRISPVTIRVKEDSKILFIPYERITKSCSNSCNFHIQIIQNMMIILGQKNYTLNTKIELLTLKGMREKIAAYLLNEAKEKNSMSFQITPNRNELAEFLNVSRTSMCRELAKMKEENILDYYQNSFKILSIEALKECLT from the coding sequence ATGGAGAATTATGCTTCTATATTATCAAAATGTACATTATTTAAGGGCATTGCAAATGAAGATCTGGAGCAATTGTTAACCTGTCTAGGTTCATATACAAAGAACTACAAGAATGATGAATATGTTTTCTTCGCAGGAAATGAAATTAATCATATAGGAATAATTTTATCAGGTCAAGCAGAAATTATTAAAGAAAACCTTGCTGGTAACCGTCATATAATGGCTTTTCTAAGCCCTTCTCAGATTTTTGGTGAGGGAATTGTTTGTACTTTAAAACGCATATCTCCTGTTACTATCAGAGTTAAAGAAGATTCAAAAATTCTATTTATTCCATATGAGAGAATTACCAAGAGCTGTAGCAATTCCTGCAACTTTCACATTCAGATAATTCAGAATATGATGATTATTCTTGGTCAAAAAAATTATACTCTGAACACTAAAATTGAACTTCTTACTCTAAAAGGCATGAGAGAAAAAATTGCAGCTTACCTTTTAAATGAAGCTAAAGAAAAAAATAGCATGAGTTTTCAGATTACTCCTAATAGAAATGAACTAGCTGAATTTCTCAATGTCTCCCGAACCTCTATGTGTCGCGAACTTGCAAAAATGAAGGAAGAAAATATTCTCGACTACTATCAAAATTCTTTTAAGATTCTGTCCATTGAAGCTTTGAAGGAGTGTTTAACTTAA
- a CDS encoding stalk domain-containing protein, giving the protein MKNKSLIAMGLAILLAGGSVISSYAAVKSDEVILLNIGKPNMLVSGIETAIDTDTKVTPVLVNNTTLVPIRAIIEAFGGQVSWDSKSKKVTITYNKNKVELWLNNTSAVVNGKKVTTTIAPKEINGRTMVPLKFVSENLGLCVNWEGTTKSISIGSPTDYVASFGSEKINKAEFYIYLSNAKNYLKNYMAQYAGTLTIEENIWDTVINNKTAATLAKEMALDYSKEHAIFLARAKANNTVLTSEELSKIDNSIEQIIMQEGSKEASEKSLKEFYGVSLAEYSQFLKDYELANKNLQAELRNLPISDDEILKAYESNKAGYDKVTVKHILFMADSSKSAEEHETIKKKAEDILHKVNAGEDFASLAKEYSEDPGSKNTGGEYTFGRGEMVKEFEDWSFQAKEGDTGIIKTSYGYHIMKFVKRSTFEDVKESIRTQLINNAADLYIDKLVTESKYVVVKNNSVYESIEVK; this is encoded by the coding sequence ATGAAAAACAAATCCTTGATAGCAATGGGCTTAGCAATTTTGTTAGCAGGAGGTTCTGTAATTTCTTCCTATGCTGCAGTCAAAAGTGATGAGGTAATTTTACTTAACATTGGTAAGCCAAATATGTTGGTTAGCGGAATTGAAACAGCTATTGACACAGATACTAAAGTTACTCCTGTATTGGTTAATAACACTACTTTAGTCCCCATACGTGCAATAATTGAAGCCTTTGGCGGACAAGTCAGCTGGGACAGCAAAAGTAAAAAAGTAACTATTACATACAATAAAAATAAAGTTGAGTTATGGCTTAATAACACATCGGCTGTTGTAAATGGTAAAAAAGTAACAACAACTATAGCACCAAAAGAGATTAACGGAAGAACTATGGTACCTTTAAAATTTGTTTCAGAAAATCTTGGTTTATGCGTAAACTGGGAAGGCACTACTAAGTCAATTTCTATAGGCTCACCTACTGATTATGTAGCTAGTTTTGGCAGTGAGAAAATTAATAAAGCTGAATTTTATATTTACTTAAGCAACGCTAAAAACTATCTAAAAAATTATATGGCTCAGTATGCAGGAACACTAACCATAGAAGAAAATATATGGGATACAGTGATAAACAATAAAACAGCTGCAACCTTAGCTAAAGAAATGGCTCTTGATTATTCAAAAGAGCATGCAATCTTTTTAGCAAGAGCTAAAGCAAATAATACTGTTTTAACTTCTGAGGAACTTTCAAAAATTGATAACTCAATAGAACAAATTATTATGCAGGAGGGCAGTAAAGAAGCCTCAGAGAAAAGCTTAAAGGAATTTTATGGTGTTAGCTTAGCAGAGTACTCTCAATTCTTAAAGGATTATGAATTGGCCAACAAAAATTTACAGGCAGAATTACGTAATCTTCCAATATCAGATGATGAGATTTTAAAGGCCTATGAAAGTAATAAAGCAGGCTATGATAAGGTTACTGTAAAGCATATTTTATTTATGGCTGATTCAAGTAAAAGTGCTGAAGAACACGAAACAATTAAGAAAAAGGCTGAAGATATTTTACACAAGGTAAATGCTGGAGAAGATTTTGCTTCTCTTGCAAAGGAGTATTCAGAAGATCCAGGTTCTAAGAATACTGGCGGAGAATATACCTTTGGCAGAGGTGAAATGGTAAAGGAATTTGAGGATTGGTCTTTCCAAGCTAAAGAAGGCGATACCGGTATTATAAAAACCTCTTATGGATATCATATTATGAAATTTGTAAAAAGAAGCACTTTTGAAGATGTAAAGGAATCTATCCGCACACAACTCATAAATAATGCGGCTGACTTATATATTGATAAGCTAGTTACAGAATCAAAGTATGTTGTTGTTAAAAACAATAGTGTTTATGAATCAATTGAAGTGAAATAG
- the hcp gene encoding hydroxylamine reductase, whose product MENKMFCYQCQETAGCTGCTNVGVCGKSPELAKTQDLLIYVTKGLSVVTTALRNQGESVSPEVNHHITLNLFTTITNANFDNDVIYQRVLDTLKIKETLLNKVTNKESLHLAALWNGTTKEELDAKAETVGVLATGNEDVRSLRELIIYGNKGLAAYMKHANELGYDDDAINAFMQKALAATLDDSLSADDLVALTLETGKTGVDGMALLDTANTSTYGNPEITKVNIGVGKNPGILISGHDLKDLEQLLEQTQGTGVDVYTHSEMLPAHYYPKFKKYSNFVGNYGNAWWKQKEEFESFNGPILMTTNCIVPPKESYKARLFTTGSAGFTGCTHIGKDESGHKDFSALIEMAKNCPTPTQIEEGEIIGGFAHNQVLALADKVVDAVKSGAIKKFFVMAGCDGRQKARNYYTDFAKALPKDTVIMTAGCAKYKYNKLELGDINGIPRVLDAGQCNDSYSLAVIALKLKEVFGLDDINKLPIAFNIAWYEQKAVIVLLSLLYLGVKNIHLGPTLPAFLSPNVAKVLVDNFGIGGITNVEDDIKMFLGGEEKTAITKDMIIGDILKANPDNAKVLIEAGMHCLGCPSSQAESLEDACRVHGLDVEELLKKLN is encoded by the coding sequence ATGGAAAATAAAATGTTTTGTTATCAATGTCAAGAAACTGCAGGCTGCACAGGATGTACCAATGTGGGTGTATGTGGAAAGTCACCAGAACTTGCTAAAACTCAGGATTTATTGATTTATGTTACAAAAGGCTTAAGTGTTGTTACAACTGCACTAAGAAATCAGGGAGAAAGTGTTTCACCAGAAGTAAATCATCACATTACACTAAACCTTTTCACAACAATTACAAATGCCAACTTCGATAATGATGTAATTTATCAAAGAGTGCTAGATACTTTAAAAATCAAAGAAACTCTATTGAATAAAGTAACTAATAAGGAAAGCTTGCATCTAGCGGCATTGTGGAATGGTACTACAAAAGAGGAACTAGATGCAAAAGCTGAAACAGTTGGAGTTCTTGCAACAGGAAATGAAGATGTACGAAGCCTTAGAGAACTTATTATATATGGAAATAAAGGCTTGGCAGCTTATATGAAACATGCTAACGAATTAGGTTATGACGACGATGCAATAAATGCATTTATGCAGAAGGCATTGGCTGCAACTTTAGATGATAGCTTAAGTGCCGATGATTTAGTAGCACTTACATTAGAAACAGGAAAAACTGGTGTGGATGGTATGGCACTTCTAGATACTGCAAATACTTCAACCTATGGCAATCCTGAAATTACAAAAGTTAATATTGGTGTAGGTAAAAACCCAGGTATCTTAATTTCCGGACATGACTTGAAGGACTTAGAACAGCTGCTTGAACAAACACAGGGCACAGGAGTTGATGTATATACTCATTCAGAAATGCTGCCAGCTCACTACTATCCAAAATTCAAGAAGTACAGCAATTTTGTAGGTAACTATGGAAATGCATGGTGGAAGCAAAAAGAAGAGTTTGAAAGCTTTAATGGACCAATTCTTATGACAACAAACTGTATTGTACCTCCAAAGGAGTCATATAAAGCAAGATTATTTACAACAGGCTCAGCAGGCTTCACTGGATGTACTCATATAGGAAAGGACGAGAGTGGTCATAAAGATTTCTCTGCATTAATAGAAATGGCGAAAAACTGTCCAACACCTACACAAATAGAAGAAGGAGAAATCATTGGAGGCTTTGCTCATAATCAGGTTTTAGCATTGGCTGACAAGGTTGTAGATGCAGTAAAATCAGGTGCTATCAAGAAATTCTTTGTAATGGCGGGCTGTGATGGACGTCAAAAGGCTAGAAACTACTACACTGACTTTGCAAAAGCACTTCCAAAAGATACTGTAATAATGACTGCAGGTTGTGCAAAATATAAGTATAACAAGCTGGAACTTGGAGACATTAACGGAATACCAAGAGTACTTGATGCAGGACAATGTAATGATTCATACTCCTTGGCAGTAATAGCACTTAAACTTAAGGAAGTATTTGGACTTGATGATATTAATAAGCTGCCTATCGCTTTCAACATTGCATGGTATGAACAAAAGGCTGTTATCGTTCTTCTTTCACTTCTATACTTGGGAGTAAAGAATATTCACTTAGGACCAACTTTACCAGCATTCCTTTCACCAAATGTGGCGAAGGTGTTAGTTGATAACTTTGGAATTGGCGGAATAACAAATGTAGAAGATGATATCAAAATGTTTTTAGGCGGTGAGGAAAAGACTGCTATTACAAAAGATATGATAATTGGCGATATTTTAAAAGCAAATCCTGATAATGCAAAAGTATTAATAGAAGCAGGAATGCATTGTCTAGGCTGCCCTTCATCACAAGCTGAATCATTAGAAGATGCTTGCAGAGTGCATGGGTTGGATGTTGAGGAACTGCTAAAAAAGTTAAACTAA
- the pfkA gene encoding 6-phosphofructokinase has translation MSEIKSIGVLTSGGDAPGMNAAIRAVVRTGIYYGIKMFGIRKGYNGLISGDIFEMNARSVSDIVHRGGTILQTARCKEFTTDEGMQKAMSLSRAFGLDALVVIGGDGSYRGARDFSKYGMKVMGLPGTIDNDIASTEYTIGYDTAMNTVQDALDKIRDTAYSHERCSVLEVMGRHAGHIALNVGVAGGAEVILLPEKQFDFDKDIIRRIVQGRNNGKKNYIIILAEGVAEKIGGALELAKKVEDLTGIETRGTVLGYIQRGGSPSIRDRVMASAMGVKAVELLKDGVYNRVMCVEKAKIVDIDIDEALSMTKDIDHEMLRLVEILSI, from the coding sequence ATGAGCGAAATAAAATCAATCGGAGTTTTAACCAGCGGCGGAGATGCACCCGGTATGAATGCTGCTATTCGAGCAGTTGTTAGAACTGGAATATATTATGGAATTAAAATGTTTGGAATAAGAAAAGGCTACAATGGTTTAATCAGTGGTGATATTTTTGAAATGAACGCCAGAAGTGTTTCTGATATAGTTCACCGTGGCGGGACAATATTGCAGACTGCTAGGTGCAAAGAATTTACTACAGATGAGGGTATGCAAAAGGCAATGTCGCTGTCAAGAGCCTTTGGATTAGATGCTCTTGTTGTAATTGGTGGAGATGGTTCCTATAGAGGAGCTAGAGATTTCAGCAAATATGGAATGAAGGTCATGGGGCTTCCTGGCACTATTGACAATGATATAGCCAGCACTGAATATACAATTGGCTATGACACTGCAATGAATACAGTTCAGGATGCACTTGATAAAATCAGGGATACTGCATATTCACATGAAAGATGTAGTGTGCTAGAGGTTATGGGCAGACATGCTGGTCACATAGCACTGAATGTAGGTGTTGCTGGAGGTGCAGAAGTAATTTTACTTCCAGAAAAACAGTTCGATTTTGATAAGGATATTATTAGGAGAATAGTTCAAGGACGTAATAACGGTAAGAAAAACTATATTATAATCTTGGCAGAAGGTGTTGCTGAGAAAATTGGTGGAGCTCTTGAATTGGCAAAGAAGGTAGAAGACCTTACTGGTATAGAGACTAGAGGTACAGTACTTGGTTATATTCAAAGAGGTGGAAGTCCATCAATCAGAGACAGGGTAATGGCTAGTGCCATGGGAGTAAAGGCAGTTGAACTGCTTAAGGATGGCGTATATAATAGAGTAATGTGTGTTGAAAAAGCTAAAATTGTTGATATAGATATAGATGAGGCTCTTTCAATGACTAAGGATATTGACCATGAAATGCTTAGATTAGTTGAAATTTTATCTATTTAA
- a CDS encoding RloB family protein has translation MSLKPIKASEQKKNQERINAKMQKRKKELLDDPPPYIYIVSEGKETEPNYISGLAKAINSKFSDLSSGDRIIVKGTGRNTRGLLKYARKVVESDFPQAAVVWLMYDKDDFPLDDFDNTQYSAEDKKDNRQYRVAWSNECIELWFVLHFQELEVNNGREHYRKILRQKCGYEKNLKNIYDLLMDKTNIAIKRARRQYESYNDLPPSKRCPATRVYELVEELQKYL, from the coding sequence ATGAGCCTCAAACCAATAAAGGCAAGTGAACAAAAGAAAAATCAAGAAAGAATTAATGCAAAAATGCAGAAACGGAAAAAAGAATTGCTTGATGATCCTCCGCCTTACATATACATTGTTAGCGAAGGGAAAGAGACTGAACCTAACTACATTTCAGGATTGGCAAAAGCAATTAATTCAAAATTTTCGGATTTATCATCAGGAGATAGGATAATTGTCAAAGGGACAGGAAGAAATACAAGAGGCTTGTTAAAATATGCAAGGAAAGTAGTTGAGAGTGATTTCCCTCAAGCTGCTGTAGTATGGTTAATGTATGATAAAGATGATTTCCCTCTTGATGATTTTGACAATACACAGTATAGCGCTGAAGACAAAAAAGATAATAGACAATATAGAGTAGCTTGGTCAAATGAATGTATTGAACTATGGTTTGTCTTGCACTTTCAAGAGTTAGAGGTAAACAATGGACGAGAACATTATCGTAAAATTCTAAGACAAAAATGTGGGTATGAAAAGAATCTTAAAAACATATATGATTTATTAATGGACAAAACTAATATCGCCATTAAGCGAGCCAGGCGTCAGTATGAATCATATAATGATTTACCTCCATCAAAGAGATGCCCAGCTACAAGGGTATATGAACTGGTGGAGGAATTGCAGAAATATCTTTAA
- a CDS encoding acyl-CoA thioesterase — protein sequence MISRTSFLVSFFDVDLMGIVHHTVYPKWFQTGRRDFLVKAGIPHSKFNSLGLYLPLSHLECKYKSPARFGYEISVTTCITFVSCVKIMFEYKVQNNIDGKLLATGTTVHGWTDINVNPINIEKNAPDIYSLLQTLVVDKNKINI from the coding sequence ATGATAAGTAGAACTTCCTTTTTAGTTAGCTTTTTTGATGTAGACTTAATGGGTATAGTACATCATACAGTTTATCCTAAATGGTTTCAAACTGGTAGGAGAGATTTTTTGGTTAAAGCAGGTATACCCCATTCAAAGTTCAATTCTTTGGGATTATATCTTCCTCTTTCACATTTAGAGTGTAAATATAAAAGCCCTGCAAGATTCGGATATGAGATAAGTGTAACGACCTGTATTACCTTCGTCTCGTGCGTGAAGATTATGTTTGAATATAAAGTGCAAAACAACATAGACGGAAAGCTTTTAGCAACAGGTACTACTGTACATGGGTGGACAGATATAAATGTTAATCCAATTAATATAGAAAAAAACGCACCTGATATTTATTCATTACTTCAGACACTAGTTGTTGACAAAAATAAAATTAACATTTAA
- a CDS encoding GntR family transcriptional regulator translates to MKIDFDKDKPIYIQLAEGIEDAVLSGVYDEETQIPSTTEISVNYKINPATALKGINLLVDEGIVYKKRGLGMFVATGAKEKILDKRKVTFFDSYINTLISEAKKLSISKEDIIKMIERGFDK, encoded by the coding sequence TTGAAAATAGATTTTGATAAAGATAAGCCAATTTATATCCAGTTAGCTGAAGGGATAGAGGATGCTGTACTTTCAGGAGTATATGATGAGGAAACACAGATTCCATCTACAACTGAGATTTCTGTAAATTACAAGATTAATCCTGCAACGGCGCTGAAGGGAATAAACTTATTGGTTGATGAGGGTATTGTATATAAGAAGAGGGGGTTAGGTATGTTTGTAGCAACAGGAGCAAAGGAAAAAATTCTAGACAAGAGAAAAGTAACTTTTTTTGATTCATACATTAATACACTAATTTCTGAAGCTAAAAAGCTTTCTATATCTAAGGAAGATATAATAAAAATGATAGAAAGAGGGTTTGATAAATGA
- a CDS encoding AAA family ATPase, with protein MLSQFLFSNFKSFKKEAFLDFTAESIKDNLDSIIIDKIDGEKFLPVIAIYGPNGGGKSTVLEALGYLRAFVLKKIIISQMYENDSTNDAIIKKFSDIDFKNKYHKFDSKCQYTPIAFDILFRTKNKQYKYQLSILQNKIIKENLYMQIVGEKDASIIFERSENECVLGEDLEGIAVEKVNNTMPLISHVAINYDIESVDEAVSWFMNINFVDYDNPIKDRQIIIPKTNKDRSLMFQMLKKMDINISDFRIEKDSDGNIEKIYTKHTLENGETYEILFEEESSGTRKLFSCLAKILDCLDEGTLMVADELDAKLHPKLLRYIIELFTDPKSNKKGAQLLLTSHDITTMIPEVFRRDEIWFCALNPQNASKLYSLISFKKENGQKPKNDEVYGKQYLEGRYGADPYIRKILDWGTKE; from the coding sequence TTGTTAAGTCAATTTTTATTTTCAAATTTTAAATCATTCAAAAAAGAGGCTTTTTTGGACTTTACAGCTGAATCAATTAAGGATAACCTTGACAGCATAATTATTGATAAAATTGATGGAGAAAAGTTCTTACCAGTTATTGCGATTTATGGACCAAATGGTGGAGGTAAATCAACTGTCTTAGAAGCTTTAGGCTACTTAAGGGCTTTTGTACTAAAGAAGATAATTATATCGCAAATGTATGAAAATGATTCTACAAATGATGCAATTATAAAAAAGTTCTCAGATATTGATTTTAAAAATAAATATCATAAATTTGATTCAAAGTGTCAATATACACCTATAGCGTTTGATATTTTGTTTCGAACAAAAAACAAGCAATATAAATATCAACTTTCTATTTTGCAGAATAAGATTATTAAAGAAAACCTTTATATGCAAATTGTTGGAGAAAAGGACGCATCAATTATATTTGAACGTTCGGAAAATGAGTGCGTTTTAGGTGAAGATTTAGAGGGTATAGCAGTTGAAAAAGTTAATAATACTATGCCATTGATTTCACATGTGGCTATAAACTATGATATTGAGTCAGTTGATGAAGCTGTTTCTTGGTTTATGAATATAAATTTCGTAGATTATGATAACCCTATTAAAGACCGGCAAATAATCATTCCAAAGACTAATAAGGATAGATCACTGATGTTTCAAATGTTAAAAAAAATGGATATAAACATTTCAGACTTTCGTATTGAGAAGGATAGTGATGGAAATATTGAAAAAATATATACCAAGCATACACTTGAAAATGGAGAAACTTATGAAATTCTTTTTGAAGAAGAGTCAAGTGGAACAAGAAAGCTTTTTAGCTGTTTAGCTAAGATTTTGGACTGTTTGGATGAAGGAACTTTAATGGTTGCAGATGAATTAGATGCAAAATTACATCCTAAATTGCTTAGATATATTATTGAATTGTTTACAGATCCAAAGAGTAATAAAAAAGGAGCACAGCTATTGCTTACCTCTCACGATATTACAACAATGATTCCAGAGGTATTTAGAAGGGATGAGATTTGGTTTTGTGCCTTAAACCCTCAAAACGCATCAAAATTATATTCTCTTATTTCATTTAAAAAGGAAAACGGTCAAAAACCTAAAAATGATGAGGTTTATGGAAAGCAATATCTTGAAGGTCGTTATGGGGCAGACCCATATATAAGAAAAATTTTGGATTGGGGGACAAAAGAATGA